A stretch of DNA from Arachis hypogaea cultivar Tifrunner chromosome 19, arahy.Tifrunner.gnm2.J5K5, whole genome shotgun sequence:
ATCTATGACAGTTATCACAGGCAAACACCCCATTGGTTGTAATAGCGACACTGCCACTTTCCCCACTCCCAAGCTTTGGATTCGTTTAATATCTCTTGCCAGTTGCTCCACAAGGGATTTAGTGAATTTTGGTATGTCCTACACATCCCAAACAACACTTCTTTAAGAATAATATCGTCAACTCAACATAaacaatatttataaatatatacgtctacattaaaaattaattatcaaattaattattatatttgtatataataaaaaaatatttagtaataataaaaaatttaaatttattttatttaatatttattaattattaaataagataaaattttaactattttttgtcttcttaatattataaataaccaaaaatattatttatatattaaaattatttactaaaatcaatcactatatatatattgtttaatttatttttaatatgtattttgtattttaatatgtattttatactaataactaattttggtAGTTGATTTTAGTTTATACGTAACATggttgatatataatatatatgttgaTTAACTCattattttaatgtgtattttatattttaagaagAATGCTAGAGagtcagaatttattatttttagccatcaattagcTATTAATGTTTATAGATATGTGATAAAATATATTGTTGGGTTATTAGACTAAAGAAATTGAGTTGATGACTAAatgatgattaaaaataataaattctgatgcctcctaatattttttctaatgtaTTTTATATGGATGATTAATTTGTTGTATACATACAATAtggttgtttaaaaaaaataatagttagacacaaaaaacaaataaaaaaattatagttatTGGTAGACAAAATTAGTACTTACAAGGAAGCTGCCATGTTGTATATGTGCGGTATAATCATTACCACCGGCGTTGACAAGAGCTAAGGAGGATTGAAGGTCTGTTTTGGTGTAGAGATTTTGTTGAATTAGCTGCTCAAATGTGTTGATTTGTGCAGTCAAATTTGGTCCATCAATATGGGTATCAAATACTCCAGTTCCTCCATAGGCAAAGTTAATTCCATTTTGAATGTTTGATGCATTTCTATACGCGTTTGGTATGGGTGAATCAATTTTCAGGTACAAAGCTACATGGAACGTAATGATATGAAAACACTACACAAGAAACaacgaaaatatataaaaaggtaatatatatatatatatatatatatatatatatatatatatatatatatatatatatattaaaaattttaaaatattatatataattttattttaactttaatatttaaaataaattttaattttattaattattaaatttttttatggtcaaaatcaatcaacataaattaatccaaaacaaaaatattattatgaataTAATTTACATCAATTATTAAAtcggttattatatatttatatataaatatatattatttaaataatttttaatatatattttatattttagtatattctatattaatagataattttttgtgtttaagtaatatgattatttttaaaatgatttctTTATaatttcatcatcattttcacattctcTCTCATTCTTTATCATCTTCTCTAGCCGCCGCATCTCTGTTGGTAATGTTTGTTTctgaaaactgaaattcaataTATGTTTGAtggtcaaaaattaaaattaaaatttcagtcttagGTCACAAAATCTCAATCTTTTTAGTATTTTCAGGATATAAGGACACAAAagactaaaattttttagataaagactaaaattataacaattttttttaataattaagggtattttagtaaatattgttattttatttcatatttatcttaaattaaatgaGATACTAAAATAGCCAACGAGTTATAACTTAAATGAAATAATCTCTCCATACTCACTTAGAAGTTGCAGATTCGAATCTCACTTCTGActttgtaaaagaaaaaatgagataCTAAAGTATAATTCAATTTTATATACTTCACACCAAGAATAATATAGATCTTTAATTTAATCTCTTTCTCTCGATCAGTCTTCAGGTTAATTtatgagtaaagtatcatttttatccctaacgtttggggtaagtcctatttgtgtctctaacattaaaatcatcctatttgtatccttaacgtttataaaagtaattcaatattatcctactattaattatactaacaaatcagattatatttttcaattattgtcacttgaatgtattcattctcaattaggtctcacttggatgtggtcgattttaatattatatccactatttgtgtttagattcaattatatccttggaaaagtgaattatataaatgttgtaggaattagtttcaatacttgatgagctatttttcggagtagattatcgattctatcccaaacatttatattctaactttaagaagaggtttttaaaactcaaattaaagcgctcatgatgtgtaattgatggcaggataacattgaatcacttttacaaacgttagagatacaaataggacgatttaaacattaGAGACACAAATATAATTTACTCCAAACGTTAGGGATAAAAACGATACTCCACtcgtaatttatttatttgacttAAATTGAtggattttttttctaaaattagacCTTTAAAAATAAGACGTTAAATGGACTCAACTTAATTAATTCAAAACAATTGTTGAATGAGCCCACCTACAATTAATCATGTAGCCcagttacttatttattttttggataataaTCCAGTTCAAGTAACATACACGTAGGCTTGGTTTGGTTTATAATATCTTAAGTATTTTTagttaaaagttcaaaaattactaaaatttattatttttgttcaatgtttttagtaattaaattaattttttagtttgataatttaataagatatttttaatctttaaatattatcaattaattattaaataaaaataataaattttaaaattatttttaaaacacataataaatttattattattaaaaaattaaatttttttatatttttaataaaaaaaattttgttttataatttcAACATATACCTTAAAGACACATGAgagataaattttaataaattgaacCTCCAATCTTTCTTAATCTTTTTATGTTGTTGCACCTTGCACGGCGTGTTAAGAAAGGTGGTGGAAGGTCATTAAATAAGAGATTGTCTTGAATTGGATAGCAAGAATATTAGTTCTTTGATTCAGCTTCCCAAGGATTCACTCTTGTCATTCTTTCCTCGAAATCGAAGAGCTATGGTTACTTAACAAAAGAGGGTGGAATAATTTATCTTGACTAATTTTACCCATAAAAACTTAACAAAAgaataaagtaaaaatttatttaaaaaataaaattaaattgaattaaatattagaaatattttttatatattcttcAAAAATTTCAGAGCCAAAAAGATACACTatattctaaataaaattaaatatacttgTAAAAAGACACATTGATTTAAAGAAAAGTATATTATTTtagatgaaaaagaaaatatcgcTCAAGAAATATAACATAATCTTTGATACTGAATCTAGGGAtagaagtgagtcaagccagctcgAGCTCAACTCGTTAATATCTCGATAAGCTAAACTCGTGAGCTAATGAGACAAGTTTGAGCTTGAAATTGAGCTTATAAATTAAATGAGACGAATTTAAACTTGGAAAAACTCAGTTTATTAGCTCGTAAGCTtactcgattatatatattaagaCACATATTctatatgcatttaatctatacttttaatattatatataaacatatgaaatagtaatatatattaattatcttaattatttaaaatttatatttattttttacatataattttgatgtaggacataaataaaaaatttataatttatttatagataataatatataaaattaatttttttaaataatttttaaatatatataaattataatttattgatatagaattatggattatatatttatatttctattatttgaacCAGTTCGTGAGTTTtcggtgagccgagcttgagttgAAGAAAaaggctcgattgttaatgagtcgagtcgtgagccaagctcaattttaTTGAGTCGAGTTTGAGTTTAGTCTAACTCGACtcagctcggctcacttccagcccAAACTGTATCTATGATAGTAGAATCCTAATCTAATTTTTCTTTACACATTTATCCTTGTTGTAAGTTGTAACATATGAATTTCTTGCGTAGCAAGTACCCAATCTTTTTTGGCGCCATTCCAATATCTTGCCGTTTAATTTATCATCACTTTGACATTTTAGAAGtggtttaattttattaaattacgTAGTTGTCTTTTTCTTCTTGAAATCATTGATGTTATCATCACAATGAAAAGAAGATGGAGATATTGCAGAAGTAgacataaaattttaagaataattaattgtgttataataaaatttattagagattttatttgtttaatatatatatatatatatatatatatatatatataggttaaaAACAATAGATCAGATAAATGATAAATTAATTTGTTTGATGAGAGTATTTATTAAAAGgaaaatatcaaatataaaatttcTTAGATTAATTTCattgtaaaataatataatttatctaATGAGATAGTAAAATGAtctatttaaaaataacaatCATTTATCGCTTTTTCTTAGTTTattatcatattttattattaattataaaaatactatAGCAGCAAATATGACATCATCCataataacaaaaggaaaaatattattcaaaagtACAATTTTAACAACTATCCTCAAATACTTATGTATACAAATGAGAGAAAtttataattatacaaattatgtaataaatttaaagaatttaattttcatactataaaatttttattcaaacatCTAAAATCatgtattattatataattaattttcaaattcattgaatgaaaaagaataatgtaaagtaattaatattttttagtcaatattaattaatttttctaaaGATTACTatgtctattttaaattttagactttAAATCGtaaatttttaatcataaaacttaaattataattctaaattctaaaattaactattttttttttttttgaaggaaAAAACAAAGGCAACTTAATTGATTAAAGGGAGTGAAAGAGGAAACGAAAAATGGGCTCGTTTTTACTATTTCTATGAGCATTGAAAAAGAAGAATGAGGACGCAGAAATATAATTAATGTTGAGAAAGTTTCATAGCAGTTACCAAGATAATCGGTGAGGACACGACCGTCGCAAAATCTTCCGCCAGGATGGCCAGGAAATGTGATTCCGCAGGGAGGCTTATAAGACTGCGAGTGAATGAAATTGCCAGTGTCTACGTATGAATCCCCAAACACAAACAATTTCACATTCCCATTGCTGCTGCCAACCACCCCATATGTCTTCTTAGCCCCTTCCACTGTTCCATAACAATAACAATGAAATGAAAACCAACAAGTAAAGCTAAGAATCATATTGCTTTGATTTGAGCTGTACCTGTGAAGATGGAGAGGAGGAGAACAAAAAGGGTTGTGAGGGTGATTATGAATGGAGATTGCTTCTTCCTCATTGGGACTGTGATGAGCTTTTGATTTTGAATGATGAGAGAGAGTACTAGCAAACCATCAATTCCGCGTTTGCTTCCACACATTTAGGCGAGGCAGTAAAGTTGTATAAATAGTTGAAAAAAATCAGGTGATAGATTACAGCTTATAAATAATTTGacagatttaattaaattattatttaataattttaattataaaatttttcataaaacGAATTTAaattttcacataaaaaattatatataccaaaagttaattattaaattacttcaacatatataaaaattactatttgtaatatttatatataaatatgtgtaatttaatttatttttaatatatattttatattaatagttgattttaatatttaattttagtaattattttttaattaaaaataagattcaaagtcaaaacttttagataaaaatagaTTGACTAtatcatttgaactataattcattaacaattttaataactaattttaatatatacataacataatcaacttttatatatatatataatacaaaaacttacttatagttattttatataaaattaataactaaaaattattaaataataatttaatcaaacttATCCtcttatctaataatttttaattattaactttatattAATATAACTACAcgtgaaaatataatttatttgatgGCATAAATGGAATGGAACAATGCCAAACTCGATCTCCTTGCATTTAAAAGGATTCATCATCTATAATTTTCCACTGATTGTTTTCCATACAATACTTCCTCATTACAATACATTTGTTATGGTTATTTTTGTTGGCAAATGTTTTAAAGGCAttaattaagaatattattaaaagaaattaataataaaaaagaatttattattttcttcttaaCAAGCGTACTTATAAGACTTTTTAACTAAGTAATACTATgagaaaaaaatattctttttattttcaatgttttattttaattttattacttctaaattttatcctttttttatcaattttattcttaatatttttaaacatttcGACTTTACTActattttgtcaaaattttttaacaagaCAAAAAAACTAAAtgcattttaaaataaataattttatttcaccATTTTAATTGTGTGGGTCAATCTTATCAGATGATTAAAAATCTGAAACATATGCATGGAATAATCTTCTAATGAATATGATGTAAGATCCTTATCATCAAATTGAGATTatccattttcatttttcactaaATTTATAACTTGAATACTTTATTTTACTTGATGATACCAAAAGTTAAATAAGGGAATCTATTAAAGATCGAGGATCCTCCTTCCAATATTAAAATACAGAAATAATTAATTTCTGTTTTCTTTTAGAGGGGGCCGGGGTCCTAGTTTAGTATTTGTATTTCATTAATCAATACTTTatagattatatatattaaaattattatattatgacAAATACTAAACCTAACAAATTGCTATATAGCATGAACATGATTCAGACAGGAAAAAAAAAACCCATATagcatttaatatttaaaagGTTTAATTCTTTTATCAActtaaatgatttatttttacATAACAGAAACAAAATTTTGTATATTATTCTTAAAGTGTTTGTATGGCTTTAAAAAAGAGGTTGAATCGAGAattctttataaatttataactTTAAATATATTTGTTGTTAGTTTTGCAAAATGAAGATTTAAAAAAGTTTTTCATTTTGTTCATTTCGAATAATGCAAAATAAAGAATGGAAGAAAATATGACATTACTATACATCTTGATTCAATTTCTTTATGCAGTAAAATCTACATCTAATTTTTAATGTGATAATAGcagattttttattataattttagcaAAAATATCATCCAAATACTAATAGATTACACCCTAATCTATTTAATTAGTATTCCGATACATTTCACCAAGCTCAAAACACAACTAAATTTCAACTTAGTTTAGTCAATAATGCTAacccaacttaaaaaaaaaaaaaaaaaaaggaaccatCCTAGTTCATCTACCCGAAACCATCTTTACAAAAAtgaagaattttataatttttcttatctATCTCTCTTATCTTTTTCCTTTCAAAGCTTTTGCATTGATTCCTCGTTAAGTttgtcttttgctttttacataaaaataaagtagaaaaataagatATTCGATAAAAGTTTTAAGaacgaaaagataaaaatcaaaatgCTTGAAGGTGTTTAGTGCTTGCTCTTTCTGAAATTGTAGATCATCGCTACAAGAATGTTGGAAAATTTTTTATCATCTGAGATAGTACACCTTGATTGTTTTTGCACATCCGGTGAGTAGTAAATTTGCAGCTGTAATGTAATCAATGTCCTTTTGTGATGATGCTAtaattcttttagttttagtttgttCCCAAGTTTGATGAGTATATCCCTTTGTATAGATTGATGTTTTTCTTTCCAAGTTTTGAGCCTAGCTCGAACTACGATGCTTATCCAAAGTGTAATTTGATTTGTTATGCTTCTTGTTCCATttggaaaaaaataattattattaattttttgacagTTTTTCTTAGTCTGATCATTCATTTTTGGAGAAGTCCAATTTTactctaatatattttattttattttattattgctgGTTTTGGGTGTGTTTTATGTAATTTTAAGAGATCTTAGTTGTGTGGTTGTACTAGTTCTTTGCTGTGAAAATTAGCaaaactaattttagaaaataaataaataaataaataataactaataggTAATAAACAATTTTAGTTTATAACCTTAAAATTTTAATAgttgaaaaaaagaagaattatATACCTTTAATTGACGGATGattcatattgaagagactcgcctataaattgagttttttttttaattcatttcaatcaagtcatccaaatagaataacataatatttctttgagtagttttctcctaTATATGTAGAGAGAAGTatgttctccttttgtcaagaaAGAGTAttattgtagtctccttgtgatagagagaagttgtaattctcaaagaaagttattcaattgtttccatattttatacaaatttctaatttttcatttctatattttgatgtgtcatttgtctggtacctaatagtggtatcagagccaaagattgctgattaatatttttttctccgCTGCGAGTTATCATCTAAAAAAAACTGGCAGCAAAGtatgaaattccaaaattcagtgggagtaatttttccgtatggaaattgaagataaaagccattatgagaaaagacaattgcgttacagcaattgaaggtagacccactggaattacagatgaaaaatggaaggagatggaCAATAATGTTGTTGCAAACTTACACTTGGCACTAGCTAACTCAGTTTTATCAAGTGTAGCAGAGAAAAAGACAGCAAAAGAAATTTGGAATGCTCTCACCAAATTATATGAATTCAAGTCACTTCACAACAAGATATTCTTAAAGAGAAGATTTTATACTCTTCGAATGAGTGAGTCCACGTCGGCAACAGATCACATCAACAATCTAAATACGCTATTTTCCCAACTCTCATCATTGGAATATACCATAGCAGAAAACGAACGTGCAGAGCTCTTACTTCAAAGTCTACCGGATTCATATGATTAGCTTatcattaacttaactaataatgtttttgactgaatatctttttttttttatgacatggctgctgcggttcttgaagaagaatctagGCACAAGAATAAAGAAGATAGATTAGAGAACTCAAAACAAGTAGAGGCTTTGTTGATGACAAGAGGAAGATCAATGGAGCATGGTTCTAGTGGGAGTCAAAGTAGACCAAAGTCACAAAATAAGAAGCATGTCAAATGCTACAATTGTGGTAAGAGAGGGCACTTCAAGTAAGATTGTTGGAATAAGAAGAGTATAGAGATGGTTCCAGAAGGATCAAGTTCTCAAGGATGTGTTGCGAGCACCTCTGATGATGGAGAAATCCTGTATGGCGAAGCAACAATTG
This window harbors:
- the LOC112780110 gene encoding GDSL esterase/lipase At5g03610, giving the protein MRKKQSPFIITLTTLFVLLLSIFTVEGAKKTYGVVGSSNGNVKLFVFGDSYVDTGNFIHSQSYKPPCGITFPGHPGGRFCDGRVLTDYLALYLKIDSPIPNAYRNASNIQNGINFAYGGTGVFDTHIDGPNLTAQINTFEQLIQQNLYTKTDLQSSLALVNAGGNDYTAHIQHGSFLDIPKFTKSLVEQLARDIKRIQSLGVGKVAVSLLQPMGCLPVITVIDMHMNCIDLVNKVSQNHNQLLNDAIKQFNTQAGKTVLVTLDLYNAFLSAIDTMNKAHDRNSSLMNPLEECCVANMGHECGDVDDKGAKQYKVCQNPNLAFFWDTVHPSQNGWNAIFTLLQPSIAQFTLP